In Citrobacter sp. RHB25-C09, the following proteins share a genomic window:
- a CDS encoding beta-ketoacyl-[acyl-carrier-protein] synthase family protein, whose amino-acid sequence MIYISAVGAINALGNDNDAIAANLTRSVAPGMRARTGWLQRHPHAVLGGVDGELPTIPDAFSAHRSRNNQLLLAALAQIQPQVDAAIAQYGRDRVAVVLGTSTSGLDEGDAHVNLTLNGKESRHWQYPQQELGDPSRFLSHWLALDGPAFTLSTACSSSARAIISGRRLIEAGLADVAIVGGADTLSRMPINGFHSLESLSSTLCQPFGRDRCGITIGEGAALMLLTREPQPIALLGVGESSDAYHISAPHPQGEGAIRAIQQALNDAGIQPDEVGYINLHGTATPLNDQIESKVVNALFGERVPCSSTKHLTGHTLGAAGITEAALSMLILQRNLPLPVQDFSLSPRDPALPPCGIIEQSQPLERPVILSNSFAFGGNNASILLGRIS is encoded by the coding sequence ATGATTTACATTTCTGCGGTTGGCGCAATCAACGCGCTGGGCAACGATAACGACGCGATCGCCGCGAACCTGACCCGCAGCGTCGCCCCCGGCATGCGTGCGCGCACCGGCTGGCTCCAGAGGCATCCGCACGCGGTGCTGGGTGGCGTGGACGGCGAACTGCCCACCATTCCCGATGCGTTCAGTGCCCACCGCTCACGCAATAATCAGCTCCTGCTGGCGGCGCTTGCGCAGATCCAGCCGCAGGTGGATGCAGCCATCGCGCAGTACGGACGTGACCGGGTTGCCGTGGTGCTTGGCACCAGCACCTCGGGTCTGGATGAAGGCGATGCGCACGTTAACCTGACGCTGAATGGAAAAGAAAGCCGTCACTGGCAGTATCCGCAGCAGGAACTGGGCGATCCGTCACGCTTTCTCAGCCACTGGCTGGCGCTCGACGGTCCGGCATTTACCCTCTCCACCGCCTGTTCCTCCAGCGCCCGTGCGATCATCAGCGGCCGCCGCCTGATTGAAGCTGGACTGGCAGACGTGGCGATTGTTGGCGGTGCAGACACCCTGAGCCGGATGCCAATCAACGGCTTCCACAGTCTGGAGTCACTCTCCTCAACACTGTGTCAGCCGTTTGGGCGTGACCGTTGCGGCATTACCATCGGCGAGGGGGCGGCGCTGATGCTGTTAACCCGTGAGCCGCAGCCCATCGCCCTGCTGGGCGTTGGCGAGTCGAGCGATGCGTACCATATTTCTGCACCCCATCCGCAGGGCGAAGGCGCGATTCGCGCCATCCAGCAAGCGCTGAATGATGCGGGTATTCAGCCTGACGAGGTCGGTTACATTAACCTGCACGGCACCGCCACGCCGCTCAACGATCAGATTGAATCGAAGGTGGTCAACGCGCTGTTCGGTGAGCGCGTCCCCTGCAGTTCTACCAAACATTTAACCGGCCACACGCTGGGCGCGGCAGGGATTACCGAGGCGGCGTTAAGTATGCTGATTCTTCAGCGCAACCTGCCGTTGCCAGTGCAGGACTTTAGCCTGTCACCACGCGATCCGGCACTACCGCCCTGCGGCATCATTGAGCAGTCGCAGCCGCTGGAACGTCCGGTTATTTTGTCGAATTCGTTCGCCTTTGGCGGCAATAACGCCAGTATTTTGCTCGGGAGGATTTCATGA
- a CDS encoding DUF3261 domain-containing protein translates to MMTATFFAGWRLRLIRPAGRPDKRSAIRHLAVCLFALLLAGCSHSPNEQAGRPQAWLEPGTRVTLPAPGITPTVNSQQLLTGSFNGKTQSLLVMLNADDKKLTLAGLSSVGIRLFLVTYDDKGLHTEQSIVVPQLPPASQVLADVMLSHWPISAWQPQLPKGWTLKDIGDKRELRNAGGKLVTEISYLNRKGKREPIGIEQHVFKYHITIQYLGD, encoded by the coding sequence ATGATGACAGCGACATTTTTTGCCGGATGGCGGCTCCGCCTTATCCGGCCTGCGGGTAGGCCTGATAAGCGTAGCGCCATCAGGCATTTGGCCGTGTGCCTTTTCGCCCTCCTTCTCGCCGGCTGTAGCCACTCGCCCAACGAGCAGGCAGGCCGTCCGCAGGCGTGGCTGGAACCCGGCACACGGGTCACGCTGCCTGCGCCGGGCATCACGCCGACGGTGAATTCCCAGCAGTTGCTCACCGGCAGCTTTAACGGCAAAACCCAGTCGCTGCTGGTGATGCTCAATGCCGACGACAAAAAGCTGACCCTTGCGGGGCTGTCCTCCGTCGGTATCCGCCTGTTCCTCGTGACCTACGACGATAAAGGGTTACATACTGAACAGTCGATCGTCGTTCCACAACTGCCCCCCGCCAGCCAGGTACTGGCGGACGTGATGCTCAGCCACTGGCCGATAAGCGCCTGGCAGCCGCAGCTACCGAAGGGCTGGACGCTGAAGGATATTGGCGACAAGCGCGAACTGCGCAACGCCGGCGGCAAACTGGTTACCGAAATCAGCTACCTGAACCGCAAAGGCAAACGTGAACCAATCGGCATCGAACAGCACGTCTTTAAATACCACATCACCATTCAATATCTGGGTGACTGA
- a CDS encoding MMPL family transporter, with protein MTNANALPPSKRPALLWGLVCLLMLGVLLTLLPQARINSSVLAMLPKQTLGAIPPSLNDGFMQRLDRQLVWLVSPGKQADPKVAQAWLALLNQSQALAEVKGPMDANSQQAWGAFFWQHRNGMIDHDTRARLQNGGEAQAQWILSQLYSAFSGASGKELQNDPLMLMRGSQLAMAKNGQRLRLMDGWLVAQDTQGNYWYLLHGELRGSSFDMQQTHQLVTTLGTLESELKTHYPQAQLLSRGTMFYSDYASQQAKQDVSTLGVATVLGVLLLIVAVFRSLRPLMLCLISIGAGALAGTMVTLLVFGELHLMTLVMSMSIIGISADYTLYYLTERMVHGAESTPWQSLSKVRNALLLALLTTVAAYLIMMLAPFPGIRQMAVFAAVGLSASCLTVIFWHPWLCRGLPVRPVPAMVLMLRWLAAWRRNKKLSVGLPVALALFSLTGLATLHVDDDISQLQALPQPILAQEKAITALTGQSVDQKWFVVYGKTAQQTLERLEAFLPALEQAKKEGLLGNYRAIPLNSLARQQMDLSLLKNATPTVSKTLQSAGLVTINPDLNAMPVTVDAWLASPASEGWRLLWLTLKEGESGVLVPVENVKQSAALGALSESYSGVAWVDRKSTFDDLFALYRNVLTGLLCVALAVIACGAVARLGWRKGFISLVPSVLSLGCGLSVLALSGHAVNLFSLLALVLVLGIGINYTLFFSNSRGTPLTSLLAITLAMLTTLLTLGMLVFSATQAISSFGIVLVSGIFTAFLLSPLAMPTKREKKKR; from the coding sequence ATGACGAACGCCAACGCTTTGCCGCCCAGTAAACGTCCCGCGCTATTATGGGGACTCGTCTGCCTGCTGATGCTGGGCGTATTGCTGACGCTGCTACCTCAGGCGCGGATCAACAGCAGCGTGCTGGCGATGCTACCCAAGCAGACGCTGGGGGCGATCCCACCGAGCCTGAATGACGGCTTTATGCAGCGCCTGGATCGCCAGTTAGTCTGGCTGGTCAGCCCCGGGAAACAGGCCGATCCGAAAGTGGCGCAGGCATGGCTGGCGCTACTGAATCAGTCGCAGGCGCTGGCCGAAGTCAAAGGCCCGATGGATGCCAACAGCCAGCAGGCGTGGGGCGCTTTCTTCTGGCAGCACCGTAACGGCATGATTGACCACGACACCCGTGCGAGGCTGCAAAACGGTGGCGAAGCGCAGGCGCAGTGGATCCTCTCTCAACTCTACTCCGCGTTTTCCGGCGCCAGCGGTAAAGAGCTGCAAAACGATCCGCTGATGCTGATGCGCGGCTCGCAGTTGGCGATGGCAAAAAATGGTCAGCGTCTGCGGCTGATGGATGGCTGGCTGGTTGCTCAGGATACGCAGGGGAATTACTGGTATCTGCTGCACGGCGAACTGCGCGGTTCTTCGTTTGATATGCAGCAAACGCATCAGTTAGTGACCACGCTCGGTACGCTTGAATCGGAACTAAAAACACACTACCCGCAGGCGCAGCTACTGTCTCGCGGGACCATGTTCTACAGCGATTACGCCAGCCAACAGGCGAAGCAGGACGTTTCCACGCTCGGCGTGGCGACGGTTCTCGGGGTGCTGCTGCTGATTGTCGCCGTGTTCCGCTCGTTGCGTCCGCTGATGCTCTGCCTGATCTCTATTGGCGCAGGCGCACTGGCAGGCACCATGGTGACACTGCTCGTCTTTGGTGAACTGCATCTGATGACGCTGGTGATGAGCATGAGCATCATCGGCATTTCCGCCGACTATACGCTTTACTACCTGACCGAGCGGATGGTTCACGGTGCGGAAAGCACGCCGTGGCAAAGCCTCAGCAAAGTGCGCAACGCCCTGTTACTGGCGCTACTAACCACCGTCGCGGCCTACCTGATCATGATGCTGGCTCCGTTCCCTGGCATTCGCCAGATGGCCGTATTTGCCGCTGTAGGGCTTTCTGCCTCCTGCCTGACGGTGATTTTCTGGCATCCGTGGCTGTGCCGGGGTCTGCCGGTACGCCCGGTGCCGGCCATGGTGCTGATGTTGCGCTGGCTTGCCGCCTGGCGACGCAATAAAAAGCTCTCCGTCGGTCTGCCCGTCGCACTGGCGCTGTTTTCGCTGACGGGGCTGGCGACGCTACACGTTGATGACGATATCTCACAATTGCAGGCGCTGCCGCAGCCCATTCTGGCGCAGGAAAAAGCGATCACCGCGCTGACCGGGCAGAGTGTCGATCAGAAGTGGTTTGTGGTTTACGGCAAAACTGCGCAGCAAACGCTGGAGCGGCTGGAGGCCTTTCTCCCGGCGCTGGAACAGGCGAAAAAAGAGGGGCTGCTCGGGAATTATCGTGCTATTCCACTCAACTCCCTGGCGCGGCAGCAGATGGATTTATCACTGCTTAAGAATGCGACGCCAACGGTAAGTAAAACCTTGCAAAGTGCCGGGCTGGTGACAATCAATCCGGACCTTAACGCCATGCCGGTAACGGTTGATGCCTGGCTTGCCAGCCCAGCAAGCGAAGGCTGGCGACTACTTTGGCTAACGCTAAAAGAGGGTGAAAGCGGCGTGCTGGTGCCAGTCGAAAACGTCAAACAAAGCGCCGCGCTGGGTGCGCTCAGTGAAAGCTATTCCGGCGTGGCATGGGTCGACCGCAAAAGTACCTTTGATGACCTGTTCGCGCTGTATCGCAATGTGTTAACGGGGCTGCTATGTGTCGCGCTGGCCGTGATTGCCTGTGGTGCAGTCGCTCGACTGGGCTGGCGTAAAGGGTTTATCAGCCTGGTGCCGTCGGTGTTGTCACTGGGCTGCGGCCTGTCAGTGCTGGCGTTAAGCGGCCATGCGGTCAATCTGTTCTCACTGCTGGCGCTGGTGCTGGTGCTGGGGATTGGCATTAATTACACCCTGTTTTTCAGCAATTCGCGCGGCACGCCATTGACGTCGCTGCTGGCGATTACGCTGGCCATGCTGACTACCCTGCTGACGCTCGGCATGTTGGTCTTTAGCGCCACCCAGGCGATCAGCAGTTTTGGTATTGTGCTGGTGAGCGGGATTTTCACCGCGTTCCTGCTTTCGCCGCTGGCGATGCCGACGAAAAGAGAGAAGAAAAAACGATGA
- a CDS encoding outer membrane lipoprotein carrier protein LolA produces MRYLPLLALLISPFVSALTLDDLQQRFTEQPVVRAQFDQTRTIKDLPQPLRSQGKMLIARDQGLLWDQTSPFPMKLLLDDKRMVQTINGQPPQTITAENNPQMFQFNHLLRALFQADRKVLEENFRVEFSDAGEGRWTLRLTPVTTPLDKIFATIDLAGKAYLERIELNDKQGDRTEITLTQHQLTPVQLTDDERQRFAAQ; encoded by the coding sequence ATGAGATATTTGCCGTTACTGGCGCTGCTGATCAGCCCGTTCGTCAGTGCCCTGACGCTGGATGATTTACAACAGCGTTTTACCGAGCAGCCGGTGGTCCGCGCCCAGTTCGATCAAACCCGCACAATTAAAGATCTGCCGCAGCCGCTGCGATCGCAAGGCAAAATGTTGATCGCCCGCGACCAGGGTCTGCTGTGGGATCAAACCTCACCGTTCCCGATGAAGCTGCTGCTGGACGACAAGCGGATGGTGCAGACCATTAACGGTCAGCCGCCGCAAACCATCACCGCGGAGAACAATCCGCAGATGTTCCAGTTCAACCATCTGCTGCGCGCACTGTTCCAGGCAGACCGCAAAGTGCTGGAAGAGAACTTCCGCGTGGAATTCAGTGATGCAGGCGAAGGACGCTGGACACTGCGCCTGACGCCGGTCACCACGCCACTGGATAAGATTTTCGCGACCATCGACTTAGCGGGGAAGGCGTATCTGGAGCGCATCGAGCTGAACGATAAGCAGGGCGACCGCACCGAAATAACGCTCACCCAACACCAATTGACGCCCGTACAGCTGACCGATGACGAACGCCAACGCTTTGCCGCCCAGTAA
- a CDS encoding thioesterase family protein, with the protein MLNDPRFTAEVELSIPFHDVDMMGVAWHGNYFRYFEIAREALLNQFDYGYRQMKASGYVWPVVDTRVKYRQPLTFEQRIRVRARLGEYENRLRINYEIFDAETGQRTTTGYTIQVAVEEKSREMCFVCPDILFERMGVTP; encoded by the coding sequence GTGCTCAACGATCCCCGTTTTACTGCTGAAGTAGAGCTATCCATTCCGTTTCATGACGTCGATATGATGGGCGTGGCATGGCACGGCAACTATTTCCGCTACTTCGAGATTGCCCGCGAAGCCCTGCTGAACCAGTTCGACTATGGCTATCGCCAGATGAAAGCCTCCGGCTACGTGTGGCCGGTGGTCGATACCCGCGTGAAATACCGCCAACCGCTGACCTTCGAACAGCGCATCCGCGTTCGCGCACGTCTGGGAGAGTATGAAAACCGCCTGCGTATTAACTACGAAATTTTCGACGCAGAAACCGGCCAGCGCACCACTACGGGATACACCATTCAGGTGGCTGTGGAAGAAAAAAGCCGCGAAATGTGCTTCGTCTGCCCGGATATCCTGTTTGAACGCATGGGAGTAACACCATGA
- a CDS encoding glycosyltransferase family 2 protein: MSLTFSPCVLIPCYNHGAMMARVLARLQPFGLPCIVVDDGSDAATRQELDRLAGENTTLTLIRLAENAGKGAAVIRGLQAAADAGFSHAVQVDADGQHAIEDIPTLLERAQAHPDALISGQPVYDESIPRSRLYGRWITHVWVWIETLSLQLKDSMCGFRVYPVAPTLQLAQRVVLGKRMDFDTEVMVRLYWQGNTSYFVPTRVTYPADGLSHFDAFKDNCRISLMHTRLFFGMLPRIPSLLLRRSSSHWARQQEVKGLWGMRLMLLVWHVLGRKAFSLLLYPVIAAYWLSATRARHASQNWIARVRQQLTARRKPVPTNLTSYQHFLRFGHAMLDKIASWRGELHFGRDVEFAPGAEAALNVHDPRGKLLLASHLGDVEACRALAQLQGSKTINALVFSDNAQRFKQIMEEMAPQAGLNMMAVTDIGPDTAILLKEKLERGEWIAIVGDRIAVNPQRGGEWRVCWSPFMGQPAPFPQGPFILASLLRCPVDLLFALRQHDKLRIYCEPFADPLVLPRAERQQALQHAIDRYAERLEFYALQSPLDWFNFFDFWQLPDPKNKE, encoded by the coding sequence ATGTCGTTAACCTTCTCCCCCTGCGTGCTGATCCCCTGCTATAACCACGGCGCGATGATGGCGCGGGTGCTCGCGCGCCTGCAGCCGTTTGGCCTGCCGTGTATTGTGGTGGACGACGGCAGCGATGCCGCCACCCGACAGGAGTTGGATCGGCTGGCGGGAGAAAACACCACTCTGACGCTCATCCGCCTTGCGGAGAATGCGGGCAAAGGGGCAGCGGTGATTCGGGGATTACAGGCGGCGGCAGACGCCGGTTTTAGCCATGCCGTTCAGGTCGATGCCGACGGCCAGCACGCAATTGAAGATATCCCGACGCTGCTGGAACGGGCGCAGGCGCATCCTGACGCGCTGATTTCCGGGCAGCCTGTTTACGACGAGAGCATCCCCCGTTCGCGCCTGTATGGACGCTGGATCACCCACGTCTGGGTATGGATTGAAACCCTGTCGCTCCAGCTGAAAGACAGCATGTGCGGCTTTCGCGTCTATCCGGTTGCGCCGACGCTACAGCTGGCCCAGCGCGTCGTCCTCGGCAAGCGGATGGATTTTGACACTGAAGTCATGGTCCGCCTCTACTGGCAGGGTAACACCAGCTATTTTGTCCCGACGCGCGTGACCTATCCTGCGGACGGTCTGTCGCACTTCGACGCTTTCAAAGACAATTGCCGCATCTCGCTGATGCACACCCGGCTGTTCTTCGGCATGTTGCCGCGCATCCCTTCCCTGCTGCTTCGCCGTTCATCGTCGCACTGGGCACGCCAGCAAGAGGTGAAAGGGTTGTGGGGAATGCGCCTGATGCTGCTGGTGTGGCACGTGCTGGGGCGCAAGGCATTTTCGCTGCTTCTGTATCCGGTGATTGCTGCGTACTGGCTTTCAGCGACCCGCGCGCGTCATGCCTCGCAAAACTGGATCGCCCGCGTGCGCCAACAGCTAACCGCTCGCCGGAAGCCAGTCCCAACGAACCTCACCAGCTATCAGCACTTCCTGCGCTTCGGCCATGCGATGCTCGATAAAATCGCCAGCTGGCGCGGTGAACTGCACTTTGGTCGTGACGTGGAGTTCGCCCCCGGTGCCGAAGCGGCGCTCAACGTGCACGATCCGCGCGGCAAACTGCTACTGGCTTCGCATCTTGGCGATGTCGAAGCCTGCCGGGCGCTGGCGCAGTTGCAGGGCAGCAAAACCATCAACGCGCTGGTATTTAGCGACAATGCCCAGCGCTTTAAACAAATTATGGAAGAGATGGCGCCGCAGGCTGGGTTGAACATGATGGCAGTCACCGACATCGGTCCAGACACCGCAATTCTACTCAAAGAGAAACTGGAGCGCGGCGAGTGGATCGCCATTGTCGGCGATCGCATTGCGGTCAATCCGCAGCGCGGCGGTGAGTGGCGCGTCTGCTGGAGCCCGTTTATGGGCCAGCCCGCCCCGTTCCCGCAGGGGCCATTTATTCTCGCTTCTCTTCTGCGTTGCCCGGTGGATCTTCTCTTTGCCCTGCGCCAGCATGACAAGCTGCGGATCTATTGTGAACCGTTCGCCGATCCGCTGGTGCTGCCACGCGCTGAACGCCAGCAGGCATTGCAGCACGCTATCGATCGCTACGCCGAACGTCTTGAGTTTTACGCGCTACAGTCGCCGCTCGACTGGTTTAACTTTTTCGATTTCTGGCAGTTGCCGGATCCCAAAAACAAGGAGTAA
- a CDS encoding hydroxymyristoyl-ACP dehydratase, whose protein sequence is MIPHEIERHQAQPQQAEIVLHLDPALFWFKGHFAVQPLLPGVAQMEWVMHYATTLLAPGWRFHSIQNVKFQAPLLPESTITLTLSWQEARQILTFSYQRHDGEARHTASSGKIRLCR, encoded by the coding sequence ATGATACCCCATGAAATTGAGCGCCATCAGGCACAGCCACAGCAGGCTGAGATCGTCCTGCATCTTGATCCTGCCCTTTTCTGGTTTAAGGGCCACTTTGCTGTGCAGCCGCTGCTGCCTGGCGTGGCACAGATGGAGTGGGTGATGCATTACGCCACCACCCTGCTTGCCCCCGGCTGGCGCTTCCATAGCATTCAGAACGTCAAGTTCCAGGCGCCGTTGCTGCCTGAAAGCACCATTACGCTCACACTAAGCTGGCAGGAAGCGCGGCAAATTCTGACGTTTAGCTACCAGCGCCACGACGGCGAGGCGCGTCATACCGCCAGCAGCGGGAAAATTCGCCTATGTCGTTAA
- a CDS encoding AMP-binding protein, producing MKQTLPLAEWLTAPRPAQTPIAWLDDKTWTLGHLRHDVAELMQYLQQQEGERWALCFENSYLFIVALLATLHAGKTPVIPGHSRVSLLNEQRRYFNGVLSDKTLDWQGPLRVVSSSATYRDEPYPFPALRHDAWIELFTSGSTGEPKRVMKQIAALDCEAGLLAMRFAERLAGCRIVSSVVPQHLYGLTFRIFLPMALGLPLHAAMLYYAEQLAALDHTHRYAFISSPAFLKRLDHQLTPPPVEMILSAGGMLPWEDVTQTADWLNVWPDEIYGSTETGILAWRYRQQENDAWLPFPGVCFTPEADAFRVFSPLIADDSGLLLDDILQFDANGQFRMMGRRGRVVKIEEKRISLTEVEQRLLELKGVREAVALPVTRGGRQGVGVLLVLDDEAHQHWQNCGGKPQELAWRRALLPWLEPVAVPRYWRVIDEIPVNSMNKRVYAQLQELFHDTP from the coding sequence ATGAAGCAGACCCTGCCGCTTGCCGAATGGCTTACCGCGCCTCGCCCTGCCCAGACACCGATCGCCTGGCTGGACGACAAAACCTGGACGCTCGGCCATTTACGCCACGATGTCGCAGAGTTGATGCAATACCTGCAACAGCAGGAAGGCGAACGCTGGGCGCTGTGCTTTGAAAACAGCTATCTGTTTATCGTGGCGCTGCTCGCCACCCTGCACGCGGGCAAAACACCGGTCATTCCTGGCCACAGCCGCGTCTCGCTGCTTAACGAGCAGCGTCGGTATTTCAACGGCGTGCTCAGCGATAAAACGCTGGACTGGCAGGGCCCGCTGCGCGTTGTGAGTTCATCCGCCACGTATCGCGATGAACCTTACCCTTTCCCCGCCCTGCGCCACGATGCCTGGATAGAGCTGTTTACCTCCGGTTCAACCGGCGAGCCGAAGCGGGTGATGAAACAGATAGCCGCTCTGGACTGTGAAGCTGGACTGCTGGCCATGCGCTTTGCTGAACGGCTGGCGGGCTGCCGCATCGTTTCGTCCGTCGTCCCGCAACATCTGTACGGCCTCACGTTCCGCATCTTTCTGCCGATGGCGCTCGGCCTGCCACTCCACGCGGCGATGCTCTACTATGCCGAGCAACTCGCGGCGCTCGACCATACGCATCGCTATGCGTTTATCAGTAGCCCGGCGTTCTTAAAACGTCTCGACCACCAGCTGACGCCGCCGCCCGTAGAAATGATCCTGTCGGCAGGTGGAATGTTACCGTGGGAAGACGTGACGCAAACCGCCGACTGGCTAAACGTCTGGCCGGACGAAATTTATGGCAGTACCGAAACCGGGATTCTGGCATGGCGCTATCGCCAGCAGGAAAACGACGCGTGGCTGCCATTTCCCGGCGTGTGCTTTACGCCGGAAGCTGACGCGTTTCGCGTTTTTTCCCCGCTTATCGCCGACGATAGCGGCTTGCTACTTGATGATATTTTGCAGTTTGACGCCAACGGCCAGTTCCGGATGATGGGGCGTCGCGGTCGGGTGGTCAAAATTGAAGAGAAGCGGATTTCGCTTACCGAGGTAGAACAGCGCCTGCTGGAGCTGAAAGGCGTTCGCGAAGCCGTCGCGTTGCCCGTAACCCGGGGAGGCCGTCAGGGCGTCGGCGTGCTGCTGGTGCTCGATGACGAAGCGCATCAGCACTGGCAAAACTGCGGCGGGAAACCTCAGGAGCTGGCGTGGCGCCGGGCGCTACTGCCGTGGCTGGAGCCGGTTGCCGTTCCTCGTTACTGGCGGGTGATTGACGAGATCCCGGTCAACAGTATGAACAAGCGTGTCTATGCGCAATTACAGGAGTTGTTTCATGATACCCCATGA
- a CDS encoding acyl carrier protein, which yields MTEQQAIYDEVSALLVKLFEVDPQDIKPEARLYEDLELDSIDAVDMIVHLQKKTGKKIKPEEFKAVRTVQDVVDAVERLLKEA from the coding sequence ATGACAGAACAACAAGCCATTTATGACGAAGTCTCCGCACTGCTGGTAAAGCTGTTTGAGGTGGATCCACAGGACATTAAACCTGAGGCGCGTCTGTATGAAGACCTTGAGCTGGACAGCATTGACGCAGTCGACATGATCGTCCATCTGCAAAAGAAAACCGGTAAGAAAATCAAGCCGGAAGAATTTAAAGCGGTACGTACCGTGCAGGATGTGGTAGACGCCGTAGAACGCCTGCTCAAAGAAGCGTAA
- a CDS encoding phosphopantetheine-binding protein → MQALYLEIKNLIITTLNLDELSADDIDTEAALFGDGLGLDSIDALELGLAVKNQYGVVLSAESEEMRQHFFSVATLASFIHAQRA, encoded by the coding sequence ATGCAAGCGCTTTACCTTGAAATTAAAAATCTCATCATAACAACACTGAATCTGGACGAGCTGTCGGCAGACGATATTGACACCGAGGCCGCGCTGTTTGGTGACGGCCTGGGACTTGACTCGATTGATGCCCTGGAACTGGGTCTGGCGGTAAAAAATCAGTACGGCGTGGTGCTTTCCGCTGAAAGCGAAGAGATGCGCCAGCACTTCTTCTCCGTCGCCACGCTGGCGTCTTTCATTCACGCGCAACGTGCCTGA
- a CDS encoding lysophospholipid acyltransferase family protein, which produces MNGLFNRLNRFWRIAMTGFCFALFGIGGLLLSVIWFNVLLVIVWDNVRRRRIARRSISLSFRLFLWVTRVLGVLDYRFEGADILRQERGCLVVANHPSLLDYVLLASVMPETDCMVKSALLKNPFLSGVVRAADYLINSQADALLPASQQRLRQGDTILIFPEGTRTTSGETMTLQRGAANIAVRCGSDLRVVTINCSQRMLDKHSKWYQVPPTKPLFTIKVRERVKIDQFYTANSQEPALAARQLNRHLLLQLQSGTLPFAGINDASALP; this is translated from the coding sequence ATGAACGGGCTTTTTAATCGCCTGAACCGGTTCTGGCGGATCGCCATGACCGGCTTCTGCTTTGCCCTCTTTGGCATTGGCGGGCTGTTGCTTTCTGTTATCTGGTTTAACGTATTGTTAGTCATTGTATGGGATAATGTCCGGCGTCGCCGCATTGCACGACGCAGCATTTCGCTCAGTTTCCGCCTGTTTTTATGGGTCACCCGCGTGCTTGGTGTGCTGGATTACCGTTTTGAAGGCGCTGATATTTTACGTCAGGAGCGGGGATGTCTGGTGGTCGCAAACCATCCCAGCCTGCTCGATTATGTGCTTCTGGCCTCGGTGATGCCCGAAACGGATTGTATGGTAAAAAGCGCGCTACTGAAGAACCCGTTCCTCAGCGGCGTTGTGCGTGCAGCGGATTATCTGATCAACAGCCAGGCGGATGCGCTTTTACCTGCCAGCCAGCAGCGGCTGCGGCAGGGGGACACGATTTTAATCTTCCCCGAAGGCACGCGTACGACATCCGGCGAAACCATGACGCTCCAGCGCGGCGCGGCCAATATTGCCGTGCGCTGCGGCAGCGATCTTCGCGTGGTGACGATTAACTGTAGCCAACGGATGCTGGATAAACACAGCAAATGGTATCAGGTTCCACCCACCAAACCGCTGTTCACCATTAAGGTGCGCGAACGGGTGAAGATTGACCAATTTTACACTGCAAATTCACAAGAACCGGCGCTGGCGGCAAGGCAGCTAAACCGGCATCTTTTGCTTCAATTACAATCAGGTACGTTACCTTTCGCAGGAATTAATGATGCAAGCGCTTTACCTTGA